From Caretta caretta isolate rCarCar2 chromosome 3, rCarCar1.hap1, whole genome shotgun sequence, a single genomic window includes:
- the LOC125634397 gene encoding zinc finger and SCAN domain-containing protein 32-like yields the protein MQSSSAQVTMMESQNRKRAPAWTEREVRDLIAVWGEESVLSELRSSFRNAKTFVKISQGMKDRGHNRDPKRRHVKLKELRQAYQKTREANSCSGSEPQTCRFYDELHAILGGSATTTPAVLFDSFNGDGGNTEAGFGDEEEEDDDDDVVDSSQQASGETSFPRQPGTVSHPGPGASTPRTHPRLPPGPSRRRRDLCCMCFNDHRIFSFPEASEA from the exons atgcagagctcatcagcacaggtgaccatgatggagtcccagaatcgcaaaagagctccagcatggaccgaacgggaggtacgggatctgatcgctgtttggggagaggaatccgtgctatcagaactccgttccagttttcgaaatgccaaaacctttgtcaaaatctcccagggcatgaaggacagaggccataacagggacccgaagcggcgccacgtgaaactgaaggagctgaggcaagcctaccagaaaaccagagaggcgaacagctgctccgggtcagagccccaaacatgccgcttctatgatgagctgcatgccattttagggggttcagccaccactaccccagccgtgttgttcgactccttcaatggagatggaggcaatacggaagcaggttttggggacgaagaagaagaagatgatgatgatgacgttgtagatagctcacagcaagcaagcggagaaaccagttttccccgacagccaggaactgtttctcaccctggacctggagccagtaccccccgaacccacccaaggctgcctcctggacccagcaggcggagaagggacctctg ctgcatgtgtttcaatgatcacaggatcttctccttcccagaggctagtgaagcttag